Within Sorangiineae bacterium MSr11367, the genomic segment TCGACAGGCGCGATGCATAATACGTCAAATACCCATCGGGCTTCGTATCCTCGGGATAGAAGTCCCCGCGCCACTCCTTGTAACTGTAGCCACTCGTCCCGACGAAAATGCGCATCGACTCGAAGGCTAGCGCGGGATCCGTTCCAAGGTCACGAAAGTGACGTCGGGCGCCTCTCCAACGCGCCGCTCCAGCTCGCGAAAATCATTCGCATCGTAATCGGGGAAGCGCACGTCGCCGTCGGCGGCACGATCGATGTAGGTAAGCACCATGCGCGTGATCCGCGGCATGGCCAGACGATAAATCTCGCCACCGCCGATGATCATCGGCTCGGGATCGGACGCGCGCGCCAACGCAATGGCTTCCTCGAGCGACGCCACGACCTCGCAACCCGGAATCGCGAGATCGCGCTGGCGCGTCACCACGATGTTGCGCCGATCCACCAGCGGCTTGCCGAAGCTCTCGTACGTCTTGCGCCCCACGATCACCGCATGGCCCAAGGTCGTGCGCTTGAAATGGCGCATGTCCTCGGAAATGCGCCAGGGCAGCCCGCCGTCTTTGCCAATGATGCCGTCCCGCGCAACGGCCGCGATCAATGCCAAAGGCTCCATCACACCGAGACCTCGGCCTTGATGTGCGGATGCGGATCGTAGCCTTCGAGCTGGAAATCCTCGTATCGGAATGCGAACAGATCCTTCACCGCCGGATTGAGCACCATGCGCGGCAGCGGCCGCGGTGCGCGTGTGAGCTGCTCGCGCGCTTGCTCAAGGTGGTTCTTGTACAGATGCGCATCGCCCAAGGTGTGAACGAAGTCGCCAGGGCGCAAACCCGTGACGTGCGCGATCATCATGGTGAGCAGCGCGTAGCTGGCGATGTTGAACGGCACGCCGAGAAAGATGTCCCCGCTGCGCTGGTACAATTGGCACGAGAGCGCGCCACCCGCGACGTGGAACTGGAACATCGTGTGGCACGGCGGAAGGGCCACGTCGTCGGCCTCTTTCGGGTTCCACCCCGACACGATGAGACGCCGACTCGTCGGGTTGTTCGCGATGCCGTCGAGCACGCGGCGGATCTGATCGACGCCGTCCTTGGCGTACGAACCATCGGCAAGCTTGGTCGCCCCGAAGTTGCGCCACTGATGCCCGTAAACCGGCCCCAGGTCCCCTTCTTGGCGGCCGAACTTGGCGCACGCTTCCGCGGTCGCCCATTCGTTCCAGATGCGAACACCTTGCGCCTGCAAGGGTTCGACATGCGTCTCGCCGCTGAGGAACCAAAGAAGCTCGTGGATGATCGACTTGAGGTGCAGCTTCTTCGTGGTCAAAAGCGGAAAGCCGTCTTGCAGCCGAAAGCGCATTTGATGCCCGAACACGCCGAGCGTCCCCGTCCCCGTCCGATCACCGCGCTCGTCGCCTTGATCCAGCGCCCTTCGCAGCAGCTCCAAATACGCCTTCATGAGCTTCTTTTAGTTCATTTCGCCCAGGAACACATCTGCCCCATCAGCTTGGAGATCGTCGCGCTCGTCACCGGCTCCTCGCCGAGCTTCGGGACCACGGCATCGAGCTCCGCCGCGAACTCGGCCGCCGTCGCGTGCCGCTTCGCCGGATCGCGCGCCAGCGCCCGCGCCACGATCTTCCATAGCGCCTCCGGGTAGCCCTCGACCAACGTCCGCGGATCCGGCACGTCGCACTTGGCGATGGCCCGCACCGTATCCAAATCGTTCTCGCGCTTGAAAAGACGCCGGTCCACCGTGATTTCCCAGAGCGTCGTGGCCAACGCGAAAATGTCCGCGCGGCGATCGGGCGGGTGCCCATCGATCTGCTCCGGCGACAGGTACGCGAGCTTGCCCTTGACCACGCCCGCCGCGGTCTTCGAGGCCCGCGACTCGGAGCGCGCCAACCCGAAGTCGAGCACCTTGATGCGCCCGTCGAAGGTCACCTGGATGTTGCTCGGGTTCACGTCGCGGTGCACCACGTTCTCCAACTTGCCGGCTTCGTCGCGCAGCTCGTGCGCGTGGTGCAGCCCCTCCGCCACGCGCGCCGCCGTCCACGCGGACACGGCGTAGGGAATGCGCATGCCGTGGTCCTGAAACGCGTCCCACACGCGCTGCAGCGAGTCGCCGATGAGCAGCTCCATCGCGAGGAAATACCGCCCCGCATGCTCTCCCGATTCGTAGACCTGCACCATGTTCGGGTGCGCCAACTTGGCCAGCAGGTTGGCCTCGTCGATGAACATGGTCACGTACGTCGGATCGTCCGAAAGGCTCTCGCGCAGCACCTTGAGCGCCACCATGCGGTTGCCGCCGAGTGGAAGCCGCGCAAGGTACACCTCCGCCATGCCGCCCACGGCGATGCGCTCACCCAGCTCGTATTTGCCGATGCGCACCGCGCGGCGCCTCTAGTTGCCCTGCGATTCGCTCTTCGACCCACCCAAGCAAGGCGGGGACGCGGGCACGGCGGCTTCCGCCTCCCATTCCGCGGGGCTCTTGGAAATGATGGACAGCGCGTGCACGCCCTGCGCGAGCTCGTCCTTCAAGATGCGGTACACGGCCTGGTGGCGCTGCACGCGGCCCAGACCGTCGAAGGCCTGCGAGACGACCACCACCTTGAAGTGCGTCTCCGCGTCCTTCGGGACGCTGTGCATGCGACTCTCGTCGATGACATCGAGCACGCTGGGCGCCAAGTTGTCGCGCAGCTTTTCCCGGATGCGGTCCGCCATTCGAGCCATACGGCCATTTTAGCACGAGACTCAGTGATGCTGCGCCACGTGCCGTCGCCCCCAAGGCCCGAAGCGGTAGCCCAGTACGGCAACCGAGACCACGAGCACCCCCGCCAGCGCCCACGCCCACGCCTTCGCCTTCCGGGAGAGCAACCGCGGCCGCGACGTGCCCCCGCTCATCGCGTCCATGATCGGCATGGGCTGCCACATGGTGGGCGCGGCCGCGATCTCCGCGTCGCCGGCTTGCTCCGCCGCATCCATCGCCTTGCCGATGGCCTCGAGCGCCGCCACGATCTCGCCCATGCTGGCAAATCGGTCGGCGGGAAGCTTCGAGAGCGCCTTCATCACGATATCCGAAACGCCCGCGGGCAGCTCCAGCGCCACGTCGGC encodes:
- a CDS encoding serine/threonine protein kinase, producing the protein MRIGKYELGERIAVGGMAEVYLARLPLGGNRMVALKVLRESLSDDPTYVTMFIDEANLLAKLAHPNMVQVYESGEHAGRYFLAMELLIGDSLQRVWDAFQDHGMRIPYAVSAWTAARVAEGLHHAHELRDEAGKLENVVHRDVNPSNIQVTFDGRIKVLDFGLARSESRASKTAAGVVKGKLAYLSPEQIDGHPPDRRADIFALATTLWEITVDRRLFKRENDLDTVRAIAKCDVPDPRTLVEGYPEALWKIVARALARDPAKRHATAAEFAAELDAVVPKLGEEPVTSATISKLMGQMCSWAK
- a CDS encoding dihydrofolate reductase, which gives rise to MEPLALIAAVARDGIIGKDGGLPWRISEDMRHFKRTTLGHAVIVGRKTYESFGKPLVDRRNIVVTRQRDLAIPGCEVVASLEEAIALARASDPEPMIIGGGEIYRLAMPRITRMVLTYIDRAADGDVRFPDYDANDFRELERRVGEAPDVTFVTLERIPR
- a CDS encoding thymidylate synthase — encoded protein: MKAYLELLRRALDQGDERGDRTGTGTLGVFGHQMRFRLQDGFPLLTTKKLHLKSIIHELLWFLSGETHVEPLQAQGVRIWNEWATAEACAKFGRQEGDLGPVYGHQWRNFGATKLADGSYAKDGVDQIRRVLDGIANNPTSRRLIVSGWNPKEADDVALPPCHTMFQFHVAGGALSCQLYQRSGDIFLGVPFNIASYALLTMMIAHVTGLRPGDFVHTLGDAHLYKNHLEQAREQLTRAPRPLPRMVLNPAVKDLFAFRYEDFQLEGYDPHPHIKAEVSV
- a CDS encoding BolA family transcriptional regulator, with the translated sequence MARMADRIREKLRDNLAPSVLDVIDESRMHSVPKDAETHFKVVVVSQAFDGLGRVQRHQAVYRILKDELAQGVHALSIISKSPAEWEAEAAVPASPPCLGGSKSESQGN